Genomic segment of Leopardus geoffroyi isolate Oge1 chromosome B2, O.geoffroyi_Oge1_pat1.0, whole genome shotgun sequence:
GGCCAGCAGATGGtggatgaaagaaatgaagccaTGTGGTACATCAGCAAGGCTTGTTCCAGGGAACCACtcctctgttttattcttttccccaaGAACAATGGTGACTTTCTCCCTTCCCTAatcatttttctaataaaattttctctattgCATTTCTTAGGCAAATGCACAGATTTGTTGCCCTTTCTTTTAGACACActacaaaataataatgtttgGCATTGAGACTCATACCTTTTCATGATTACAAGTATAACAATTTCACTGGAGTTACACCACAAAGAAAATCCCTGCATAATTCACTCTATCCAAATGAATAAACTGACCCTCAGGAAACCCCATACTGAAATACGTGTCCTCACTTTCACTTGAATCCACCAACAAGAGAAATGGCAGTCATAAATCTGGGCAATGCAAGCATTCCAAAGTTCTTCATCCTATTGGGTTTCTCTGATCATCCCTGGTTGGAAATGCCACTCTTCATAATGGTGCTTGTAGCTTACATCTGCACACTAGTGGGAAACATCTCCATTATTGTTGTGTCCAAGGTGGACCCTCATCTTGACAGCCCtatgtacttcttcctttccaacctcTCCTTTCTGGACCTGTGTTTTACCACAACCACCATCCCTCAGCTGCTGGTGAACCTCTGGGGCCAAGATAAGTCCATCAGCTATGGAGGCTGTGTGGCCCAGTTCTATGTGTTTCACTTCCTGGGGGCCACGGAATGCATCATCTTGGCGGTCATGTCCTTGGATCGGTACATAGCCATCTGCAAGCCCTTGAGGTACCCAGCTATCATGCATCagagactctgtgtcttcctagTGTCTGTGGCATGGATAAGTGGTTTGACTAACTCCTTGCTTCAGGCATCTCTCACTGTCCAACTGCCACTTTGTGGTAACAACAAGGTGGATGACTTCCTGTGTGAGATTCCAGTGATGATCAAGATGTCCTGTGTCGACACTACTTTCAATGTAACTATGCTCTCTGTTGTGGGTACATTCTTTACCCTGGTCCCCTTGTCTCTTATCCTTGTCTCCTATGGGTTCATTGTAACTACAGTGCTCAGAATTCGTTCATCAATGGGAAAGAAGAAGGCCTTCAACACCTGTGGCTCCCATGTTATTGTCGTCTCTCTCTTCTACGGGCCAGtaatatgcatgtatgtgcaaCCTTCTGGTACTAACTCCCAGGACAAGAACAAACTCATGGCCCTGTTCTACAGTCTGCTGACTCCTATGCTTAACCCTTTTATCTATACTTTGAGGAACAAGGACATGAAAGGGGCAATAAGGAGACTTCTCTTCCCATTGAGCCATCAGGGAAGAGAATAAGCACTGCTATTTCATACTCCACACATGTAGGACTCCAAAGAGGCCCTGCTCTACCTCTCAAATTACCCTCCTTCAAAATCATTAGCATCCTCAGTAACTATCCAATCTACATGTACGTTTATTCACCACAGTATTATAATTTATTGGCCTGCATTTTGCAATGTGAACCTTAATCCCAACTTTCCTACAATTTGTGAGACAGTGAGTCTCTGTCATTAAGTCCTCTGAGTCCATCTTTGAGTAGGAATCTGAAAAGTGAGCAGTAAATAAATGCTCATTACCTGACTCATTCACCATTAGCCAAAAACATCAAGCACTTTCATTTTATGTGTAATGTTACAAATATAATGTAAGTAATAAAGACCACAGTTTACCATCTTGCTATTATGGATATGATTTTATGGGTATAGTTTGCTAatcaactctttttatttttatttgtattgaagtataattgatatgcaATGCTGTATttgtttcaaatatacaatatagtgatttaaaaaaaaacatatacctTATCAAATGTTCACCAtagtaagtgtagtcaccatctgtcaccctaGAATATTATTACCATATTATTGACAGTGTTCCCTATGCTATACTCTTCATCATTTTGACTTGCTTATTTTACAACTAGAAGTTTGTGCCTGTTAATCTCCTTCATTTAATTTGTCTGCCCCCCTACCCAACCTgcacccctctggcaactaccattttattctctgtatttatgagtctatttcttgttttgttgctGCTTGTTTGTtcactagttttgttttttagcttctactta
This window contains:
- the LOC123609661 gene encoding olfactory receptor 2B11-like gives rise to the protein MAVINLGNASIPKFFILLGFSDHPWLEMPLFIMVLVAYICTLVGNISIIVVSKVDPHLDSPMYFFLSNLSFLDLCFTTTTIPQLLVNLWGQDKSISYGGCVAQFYVFHFLGATECIILAVMSLDRYIAICKPLRYPAIMHQRLCVFLVSVAWISGLTNSLLQASLTVQLPLCGNNKVDDFLCEIPVMIKMSCVDTTFNVTMLSVVGTFFTLVPLSLILVSYGFIVTTVLRIRSSMGKKKAFNTCGSHVIVVSLFYGPVICMYVQPSGTNSQDKNKLMALFYSLLTPMLNPFIYTLRNKDMKGAIRRLLFPLSHQGRE